A single window of Microbispora hainanensis DNA harbors:
- a CDS encoding MFS transporter translates to MSALRREFWAPVALSYITFVLVGLSSGVGGVLLPAQIDDYGLDKATIGTQFFAFSAGFMLSGSTAGPLIHRLGIRASLILGGGTFALAGLLTAVRPPFLAFLVIQIVAGYGTGIFESVLNSYLTDLPGATTLLNRLHAFFGVGALLGPLLATWILTFLPWTAVWLVLALVCLPLLIGFYLTLPAREAPPPATAEEHAERSGLLATASRQPAVLLGAVFLAVYVGLEISVGNWGFSFLVDEHGQSGLLAGYTVSGYWLGLTLGRFLISPIATRLGMTATGMTFLCLAGVTLSTTLAWLVPGAVMASVSFVLLGFWLGPIFPTTMAVAPRLTVARLVPTAIGLINGVSVIGGAVFPWLAGAIAQGIGAWTLPPFAVALALLQLVIWWLVTTRMTPAASTAASSSS, encoded by the coding sequence GTGTCCGCACTGCGGCGCGAGTTCTGGGCGCCGGTCGCGCTTTCCTACATCACCTTCGTCCTCGTCGGCCTGAGCTCCGGCGTGGGCGGGGTGCTGCTGCCGGCGCAGATCGACGACTACGGCCTCGACAAGGCCACGATCGGCACCCAGTTCTTCGCCTTCTCCGCCGGGTTCATGCTGTCGGGCTCGACCGCGGGCCCGCTGATCCACCGCCTCGGGATCCGGGCCTCGCTCATCCTCGGCGGCGGCACGTTCGCGCTGGCCGGTCTCCTCACCGCCGTACGCCCGCCGTTCCTGGCCTTCCTGGTGATCCAGATCGTGGCCGGATATGGCACCGGCATCTTCGAATCGGTGCTGAACTCCTACCTGACCGACCTGCCCGGGGCGACGACGCTGCTCAACCGCCTGCACGCGTTCTTCGGCGTCGGCGCCCTGCTCGGGCCGCTGCTGGCCACGTGGATCCTGACCTTCCTGCCCTGGACGGCCGTGTGGCTGGTGCTGGCCCTGGTCTGCCTGCCGCTGCTGATCGGCTTCTATCTGACCCTGCCCGCCCGCGAGGCCCCGCCGCCCGCGACCGCCGAGGAGCACGCGGAGCGCTCCGGCCTGCTGGCCACCGCCTCACGGCAGCCCGCCGTCCTGCTGGGCGCGGTGTTCCTCGCCGTGTACGTCGGCCTGGAGATCAGCGTCGGCAACTGGGGATTCAGCTTCCTGGTCGACGAGCACGGGCAAAGCGGCCTGCTGGCCGGATACACCGTCTCCGGGTATTGGCTCGGGCTCACCCTGGGCCGCTTCCTGATCAGCCCGATCGCCACCCGGCTCGGCATGACCGCGACCGGGATGACCTTCCTCTGCCTGGCCGGGGTCACGCTCAGCACGACGCTGGCCTGGCTCGTGCCGGGCGCCGTGATGGCCAGCGTCAGCTTCGTGCTGCTCGGCTTCTGGCTCGGGCCGATCTTCCCCACGACGATGGCCGTGGCGCCCCGGCTCACCGTGGCCCGGCTGGTGCCCACCGCCATCGGGCTGATCAACGGGGTGTCGGTGATCGGCGGCGCGGTGTTCCCGTGGCTCGCCGGGGCGATCGCCCAGGGCATCGGCGCCTGGACGCTGCCGCCCTTCGCCGTGGCGCTGGCCCTGCTCCAACTGGTCATCTGGTGGCTGGTGACCACCCGCATGACCCCGGCCGCGAGCACCGCCGCCTCCTCCTCTAGCTAG
- a CDS encoding alpha/beta hydrolase gives MASARVKANGIGIAYRTYGPDGAPPLILLHGLGEGMAGWDGVAGALAVGRHVYALDLRGHGASDWPGDYGLELMRDDVLAFLDALSLDPVDVIGHSMGGVVAYLLAAERPGRVRTLVLEDVPLPVPRVPPPLVRPEGPLSFDWAMVEAIRPQIDEPDPAWLERLGRITARTLVIGGGPDSHIPQDRVAEMARRIPGAVHVTIPAGHLVHETAPDAFVREVTAFLG, from the coding sequence GTGGCGAGCGCGAGGGTGAAGGCCAACGGCATCGGGATCGCGTACCGGACGTACGGTCCGGACGGCGCCCCGCCGCTGATCCTGCTGCACGGTCTGGGCGAGGGCATGGCCGGCTGGGACGGCGTGGCCGGCGCGCTGGCCGTCGGCCGGCACGTGTACGCCCTGGACCTGCGCGGTCACGGCGCCAGCGACTGGCCGGGGGACTACGGCCTGGAACTCATGCGCGACGACGTCCTCGCCTTCCTCGACGCGCTGTCGCTCGACCCGGTCGACGTGATCGGGCACTCCATGGGCGGCGTCGTCGCCTACCTGCTCGCGGCGGAGCGGCCGGGCCGGGTGCGGACACTGGTCCTGGAGGACGTCCCGCTCCCGGTGCCGCGTGTCCCGCCCCCGCTCGTACGGCCGGAGGGGCCGCTGTCGTTCGACTGGGCCATGGTCGAGGCGATCAGGCCGCAGATCGACGAGCCCGACCCGGCCTGGCTGGAGCGGCTGGGCCGGATCACCGCCCGCACGCTCGTGATCGGCGGCGGGCCGGACAGCCACATCCCGCAGGACCGGGTCGCCGAGATGGCCCGCCGCATCCCCGGCGCCGTGCACGTCACGATCCCGGCCGGGCATCTGGTGCACGAGACCGCCCCCGACGCCTTCGTCCGCGAGGTCACGGCCTTCCTCGGTTAG
- a CDS encoding MarR family winged helix-turn-helix transcriptional regulator, giving the protein MEVTSSVWTIVRALHRAAQIQRRAAAASEPGPVALGLLNLAAQGGVRPSAAAAELDVPPQSVTRAVAELERLGFVRRVGDASDGRSYAIEVTDAGRRERERFRDEMTARFSAHLTGWEPEEIRRFADQLDRLVTSLASDAPARPATERKPNAWRTSS; this is encoded by the coding sequence ATGGAAGTAACTAGTTCGGTCTGGACGATCGTACGGGCGTTGCATCGGGCGGCCCAGATACAGCGGCGAGCTGCGGCGGCCTCCGAACCGGGGCCCGTGGCTCTCGGCCTGTTGAATCTCGCGGCGCAGGGCGGTGTGCGGCCGAGCGCGGCGGCGGCGGAGCTGGATGTTCCGCCGCAGTCGGTGACGCGGGCGGTCGCGGAGCTGGAACGGCTCGGGTTCGTGCGTCGCGTCGGTGACGCCTCGGACGGACGGTCGTACGCGATCGAGGTGACCGACGCCGGGCGCCGGGAGCGTGAGCGGTTCCGGGACGAGATGACCGCACGGTTCTCGGCGCATCTCACCGGCTGGGAGCCGGAGGAGATCCGCCGTTTCGCCGACCAGCTCGACCGTCTGGTGACCTCGCTCGCCTCGGACGCGCCCGCCCGCCCGGCCACGGAGCGCAAGCCGAACGCGTGGCGGACGTCGTCATGA
- a CDS encoding FAD-dependent monooxygenase: MSDVDVIVVGAGLAGLAATAFLARQGVRVLAVDRHPGTSVHPKARLVNVRSMELYRTLGIEAEVRAAGEANSGFENAETLAGEWGTWIAPPADEVEAAGLSPTVPYSCDQQRLEPILLRRARELGAEVRFRTTAVLTDITADQVTVGLRGEDGEERFVRARFLVAADGARSGIRARLGIALRGEEIKGESVSVVFRADLAPALRGREVNAIMCRDAGAFLFARGTKDDRSWQLGTYLRPGWAALEPGELDDRLVEVIRAATGLPHLRPVMEDTARWTTGAYVAGRFRAGPVFLVGDAIHVMPPYGGFGGNTGVQDAHNLAWKIAAVCRGDADETLLDTYEPERRPIAELTVAQALLRSRKRPGQAPPPEQIDAVALALGFRYGHDYGHDGGAPVEDPARPSGRPGTRMPHVRLGDGRSTLDLLDPTRFSLVGRSTEPVVRDLAARLDELRELVAAVPVAAVPVDPGVVDPAHRERWDAVWDPGALLVRPDGVIAARIRTRSEMREALLSCLGRRR, translated from the coding sequence ATGAGCGACGTCGATGTGATCGTCGTGGGCGCGGGCCTGGCGGGCCTGGCGGCGACCGCGTTCCTGGCCCGGCAGGGGGTGCGGGTGCTGGCCGTCGACCGGCACCCGGGCACCTCGGTGCATCCGAAGGCGCGGCTGGTGAACGTCCGGTCGATGGAGCTTTATCGCACCCTGGGCATCGAGGCGGAGGTCCGCGCGGCGGGCGAGGCGAACAGCGGGTTCGAGAACGCCGAGACCCTGGCGGGAGAGTGGGGAACGTGGATCGCGCCCCCGGCCGACGAGGTCGAGGCGGCGGGCCTGAGCCCCACCGTGCCGTACTCGTGCGACCAGCAGCGTCTCGAACCGATCCTGCTGCGGCGCGCACGAGAGCTGGGGGCGGAGGTCCGGTTCCGCACCACGGCCGTCCTGACGGACATCACCGCCGACCAGGTGACGGTCGGTTTGCGCGGGGAGGACGGCGAGGAGAGGTTCGTACGCGCCCGGTTCCTCGTCGCCGCGGACGGCGCCCGCAGCGGCATCCGCGCCCGGCTCGGCATCGCGCTGCGCGGCGAGGAGATCAAGGGGGAGTCGGTCAGCGTGGTCTTCCGCGCCGATCTGGCACCGGCCCTGCGTGGGCGGGAGGTCAACGCGATCATGTGTCGCGACGCCGGCGCGTTCCTGTTCGCCCGCGGCACCAAGGACGACCGTTCCTGGCAGCTCGGCACCTACCTCCGGCCGGGATGGGCCGCGCTGGAGCCCGGCGAGCTGGACGACCGGCTCGTCGAGGTCATCCGGGCGGCGACGGGCCTGCCCCACCTGCGTCCGGTGATGGAGGACACCGCGCGGTGGACGACCGGCGCCTACGTCGCCGGCCGTTTCCGCGCAGGCCCGGTGTTCCTCGTCGGAGACGCGATCCACGTGATGCCGCCCTACGGCGGCTTCGGCGGCAACACCGGAGTGCAGGACGCCCACAACCTCGCCTGGAAGATCGCCGCCGTGTGCCGTGGCGATGCCGACGAGACGCTGCTGGACACCTACGAGCCGGAACGGCGGCCGATCGCCGAGCTGACCGTCGCACAGGCACTCCTGCGTTCCCGCAAGAGGCCCGGACAGGCGCCGCCACCGGAGCAGATCGACGCCGTCGCGCTCGCGCTCGGCTTCCGATACGGGCACGACTACGGGCACGACGGCGGCGCCCCGGTCGAGGACCCCGCCCGGCCGAGTGGCCGGCCGGGCACCCGGATGCCGCATGTGCGCCTCGGCGACGGCCGCAGCACGCTCGACCTCCTCGATCCCACCCGCTTCAGCCTCGTCGGCCGCAGCACGGAGCCGGTCGTCCGCGATCTCGCGGCCCGCCTCGATGAGCTCCGTGAGCTCGTCGCCGCCGTTCCCGTGGCCGCAGTTCCCGTCGACCCCGGCGTCGTCGACCCCGCCCACCGCGAACGGTGGGACGCGGTGTGGGACCCGGGCGCACTGCTCGTCCGTCCCGACGGCGTCATCGCGGCACGGATCAGGACCCGATCCGAGATGCGCGAGGCGCTCCTCTCCTGCCTCGGGAGACGTCGCTAG
- a CDS encoding sigma-70 family RNA polymerase sigma factor: MWSDEEFEQITGPYRRELMTHCYRMLGSVHDAEDLLQEVMLRAWRASGDYDERRASPRTWLYRIATNACLTALEQRGRRALPSGLTGPSDDPEAGPQRRLPEVTWLEPVPDALVDPAALVASRGGVRLAFVAALQHLPPRQRAVLILREVLAWRASEVAGLLETSVAAVNSALQRARAQLDRVAPAEDDLVEPDDPACRDLLDRYVAAFEKADVEALERLLREDAVLEMPPFLSWFAGREMFGDFIRWVCAARGPWRMVPTRANGQPALAAYVDGGDGVFRAHSLQVLTIYGDRVARNVVFGDPALFAVFSLPPMV; this comes from the coding sequence ATGTGGAGTGACGAGGAGTTCGAGCAGATCACCGGGCCCTACCGGCGTGAGCTGATGACGCACTGCTATCGGATGCTCGGCTCGGTGCACGACGCGGAGGACCTGCTGCAGGAGGTCATGCTGCGGGCGTGGCGGGCGTCCGGCGACTACGACGAGCGGCGGGCCTCCCCGCGCACCTGGCTCTACCGCATCGCGACGAACGCCTGCCTCACGGCGCTCGAACAGCGCGGGCGCAGGGCCCTGCCGTCCGGCCTCACCGGCCCGAGCGACGACCCGGAGGCGGGACCGCAGCGGCGGCTGCCCGAGGTGACCTGGCTGGAGCCCGTTCCCGACGCGCTGGTGGACCCCGCCGCGCTCGTCGCGTCGCGGGGCGGGGTCCGGCTGGCGTTCGTCGCGGCCCTGCAGCATCTGCCGCCACGGCAGCGGGCGGTGCTCATCCTGCGCGAGGTGCTGGCCTGGCGGGCGAGCGAGGTCGCCGGCCTGCTGGAGACCTCGGTCGCCGCGGTCAACAGCGCCCTGCAGCGCGCCCGCGCCCAGCTCGACCGGGTGGCGCCCGCCGAGGACGACCTGGTCGAGCCGGACGACCCGGCCTGCCGCGACCTGCTCGACCGCTACGTCGCGGCGTTCGAGAAGGCCGACGTCGAGGCCCTGGAGCGGCTGCTGCGGGAGGACGCCGTGCTGGAGATGCCGCCGTTCCTGTCATGGTTCGCCGGGCGGGAGATGTTCGGCGACTTCATCCGCTGGGTCTGCGCCGCCCGGGGCCCCTGGCGGATGGTGCCGACCCGCGCCAACGGACAGCCCGCGCTCGCGGCCTACGTGGACGGCGGCGACGGCGTCTTCCGGGCCCACTCGCTCCAGGTGCTCACGATCTACGGGGACCGCGTCGCGCGCAACGTCGTGTTCGGCGACCCCGCCCTGTTCGCCGTCTTCTCGCTGCCGCCCATGGTCTAG
- a CDS encoding MFS transporter, whose amino-acid sequence MTTSHTVRPAPPRAGRPWPMLAVLLAGQFMGLLDLYIVNVAIPRIGAELGASGAALQLVVGGYIIAYATLLITGARLGELYGRRRMYVIGVAGFTGGSLLCGLAPDAGTLIVFRFVQGAAAAVMVPQIMSVIQTRFTGRARATALSAYTAVLSAGSVVGLALSGVLVGADLAGTGWRPVFLVNVPVGVVLTVVVPRLVPADAPPDRPRGSRRLDLRGLALALPATLLVVLPLVLGREAGWPLWTYASMAAGVVLAAVFVVAQRRTAARGGDPLLNLDVLRATGMPSGLTTLLALMVAYGGFLFTFALHLQGVLGESPLRAGLTFLPMAAAFGLGSFHWRRLPGRIHHLLPPAGLALSVVGTAALAVSATGDPVMWAALVVLGAGLGVSTSLLTHALVHVPPARAADASGLLTTTMQFGQLSGVAVFGAVFLALADPPRPEAMGATAWWLALAAAAGAVSAVALARAVRARPA is encoded by the coding sequence GTGACAACCAGCCATACCGTCCGCCCCGCGCCGCCCCGTGCCGGGCGGCCCTGGCCGATGCTGGCGGTGCTGCTCGCCGGCCAGTTCATGGGGCTGCTGGACCTCTACATCGTCAACGTGGCGATCCCCAGGATCGGCGCCGAGCTGGGGGCGTCCGGCGCCGCGCTGCAACTGGTCGTGGGCGGCTACATCATCGCGTACGCGACCCTGCTCATCACCGGCGCCCGGCTCGGCGAGCTGTACGGCAGGCGCCGCATGTACGTGATCGGGGTCGCCGGATTCACCGGGGGCTCGCTGCTGTGCGGGCTCGCGCCCGATGCCGGGACGCTGATCGTCTTCAGGTTCGTCCAGGGGGCCGCGGCGGCGGTCATGGTCCCGCAGATCATGAGTGTGATCCAGACCAGGTTCACGGGCAGGGCCAGGGCCACCGCGCTGAGCGCGTACACCGCGGTGCTCTCGGCCGGTTCGGTCGTCGGGCTGGCGCTGAGCGGGGTGCTGGTCGGCGCCGACCTGGCCGGCACCGGCTGGCGGCCGGTGTTCCTCGTGAACGTGCCCGTGGGCGTCGTGCTGACGGTCGTGGTGCCCCGGCTGGTGCCCGCGGACGCGCCGCCGGACCGGCCGCGCGGCTCGCGCCGGCTCGACCTGCGGGGCCTCGCGCTCGCGCTGCCCGCCACGCTGCTGGTCGTGCTCCCGCTCGTGCTGGGCCGGGAGGCCGGGTGGCCCCTGTGGACGTACGCGTCGATGGCCGCGGGGGTGGTGCTCGCCGCCGTGTTCGTCGTGGCGCAGCGCCGTACGGCGGCCCGCGGCGGCGACCCGCTGCTGAACCTGGACGTGCTGCGGGCGACCGGCATGCCCTCGGGGCTGACGACGCTGCTGGCCCTGATGGTCGCCTATGGCGGGTTCCTGTTCACCTTCGCCCTGCATCTGCAGGGCGTGCTCGGGGAGAGCCCGCTGCGTGCCGGGCTCACGTTCCTGCCCATGGCCGCGGCGTTCGGGCTGGGCAGTTTTCACTGGCGCAGGCTTCCGGGGCGGATCCACCACCTGCTGCCACCGGCCGGGCTGGCGCTCAGCGTCGTCGGCACCGCGGCCCTGGCCGTCTCGGCGACCGGCGACCCGGTGATGTGGGCCGCGCTGGTGGTGCTCGGCGCGGGGCTGGGCGTCTCGACCAGCCTGCTCACCCACGCCCTGGTCCACGTGCCGCCCGCCCGCGCCGCCGACGCGAGTGGCCTGCTGACGACGACCATGCAGTTCGGCCAGCTCAGCGGGGTTGCGGTGTTCGGTGCGGTGTTCCTCGCCCTGGCCGATCCGCCGCGTCCGGAGGCCATGGGCGCGACCGCCTGGTGGCTAGCGCTGGCCGCGGCCGCCGGCGCGGTGAGCGCCGTCGCCCTGGCCCGTGCCGTACGGGCCCGGCCCGCGTGA
- a CDS encoding nuclear transport factor 2 family protein, with translation MPHGRQLADRVLDAVNAHDLDRLAACYDRHAVLVTPLSMCEGRDRIIGYWKDLFGGFVDLAMTVWNRVEYTEPGFNEWMMTGTHTGTIALPDVVADASGRRITLRGCGVFHTKNGLVATHRHYFDLLELYCQLGFSLDID, from the coding sequence ATGCCTCACGGCCGACAGCTCGCCGACCGCGTGCTGGACGCGGTGAACGCGCATGACCTCGACCGGCTGGCGGCGTGCTACGACCGGCATGCCGTCCTGGTCACCCCTCTGAGCATGTGCGAGGGGCGCGATCGGATCATCGGCTACTGGAAGGACCTGTTCGGGGGCTTCGTCGACCTGGCCATGACGGTCTGGAACAGGGTGGAGTACACCGAGCCCGGCTTCAACGAGTGGATGATGACGGGCACGCACACCGGCACCATCGCGCTGCCGGACGTCGTCGCGGACGCGAGCGGCCGGCGGATCACCCTGCGCGGCTGCGGGGTGTTCCACACGAAGAACGGCCTCGTGGCCACCCATCGGCACTATTTCGACCTGCTGGAGCTGTACTGCCAGCTCGGATTCTCGCTCGACATCGACTAG
- a CDS encoding MBL fold metallo-hydrolase, producing the protein MPDPADATVFFVGNATMIIRSHGFTVLTDPNFLHQGQRAHLGWGLSTRRRTEPAMEITELPPLDLVVLSHMHGDHWDRIARKGLDKDLPIVTTRHAAARLRRQGFVRAIGLEPWEYHHERHGDGTLTVTATPARHAPGPVNSMMPPVMGSVLDFAHAGEVDLRLHISGDTIMDECLSEIPRRFPDIDVGILHLGGTRILGVTVTMDGAQGVEWLGLMQPESALPVHYDDYAAFASPLKDFQQHVRRAGLSHMVHYLMRGETYRLPVRKAGVRPHRPVVGPG; encoded by the coding sequence ATGCCCGATCCAGCGGACGCGACCGTGTTCTTCGTGGGAAACGCCACCATGATCATCCGTTCTCACGGTTTCACCGTGCTGACGGATCCGAACTTCCTGCACCAGGGGCAGCGGGCCCATCTCGGCTGGGGGCTGAGCACCCGTCGCCGTACGGAGCCGGCGATGGAGATCACGGAGCTCCCGCCGCTGGACCTGGTCGTGCTGTCGCACATGCACGGCGACCACTGGGACAGGATCGCCAGGAAAGGCCTCGACAAGGACCTGCCGATCGTCACCACCCGACACGCGGCGGCCCGGCTGCGCCGCCAGGGTTTCGTCCGCGCCATCGGCCTGGAGCCGTGGGAGTATCACCACGAGCGCCACGGGGACGGCACGCTCACCGTGACGGCCACGCCCGCCCGGCACGCGCCGGGCCCGGTGAACTCGATGATGCCGCCGGTGATGGGAAGTGTGCTCGACTTCGCGCACGCGGGCGAGGTCGATCTGCGCCTGCACATCAGCGGCGACACGATCATGGACGAGTGCCTGTCGGAGATCCCGCGCCGCTTCCCCGACATCGACGTCGGCATCCTGCACCTCGGCGGCACGCGGATCCTCGGCGTCACCGTGACCATGGACGGCGCCCAGGGGGTGGAGTGGCTCGGGCTGATGCAGCCGGAGTCGGCCCTGCCCGTCCACTACGACGACTACGCGGCGTTCGCCTCCCCGCTCAAGGACTTCCAGCAGCACGTCCGGCGAGCGGGGCTGTCGCACATGGTCCACTACCTCATGCGCGGCGAGACCTACCGCCTGCCCGTACGGAAGGCCGGCGTACGCCCGCACCGCCCGGTCGTCGGGCCCGGCTGA
- a CDS encoding sulfurtransferase: protein MTFIGTAELAARLTDPGVRIVDVRWRLDDPEAGARAYADGHIPGAVYLSWLRDLSDEDDPVEGQLATPEAFARVLGAAGIGPDTTVVAYDDGTIYMAARLVWALRQYGHADAHVLDGGLPAWLREDRPVTAEVPAPEPRTYPVPGPRDLRVTKHDVLAALGTGDVTIADCRMDETYRAAGAHIPGAVRFPAPALFADGGLLRAPSEIAELAERAGIVRDRPTILYCGGGVSASAAFLALREIGFDRLTVYDGSWSEWSADPATPKESHSA from the coding sequence ATGACGTTCATCGGCACCGCCGAGCTCGCGGCCCGGCTGACCGACCCGGGTGTCCGGATCGTCGACGTACGGTGGCGGCTCGACGACCCGGAGGCGGGCGCGCGCGCCTACGCGGACGGCCACATCCCCGGCGCCGTCTACCTGAGCTGGCTGCGCGACCTGTCGGACGAGGACGACCCGGTCGAGGGCCAGCTCGCCACGCCGGAGGCGTTCGCCCGCGTGCTCGGGGCCGCGGGCATCGGGCCGGACACGACCGTGGTCGCCTACGACGACGGCACGATCTACATGGCGGCACGGCTGGTGTGGGCGCTTCGCCAGTACGGGCACGCCGACGCCCACGTCCTCGACGGCGGGCTGCCCGCGTGGCTGCGCGAGGACCGGCCGGTCACCGCCGAGGTGCCCGCGCCCGAGCCTCGTACGTACCCCGTGCCCGGACCCCGGGACCTGCGGGTCACCAAGCACGACGTGCTCGCGGCCCTCGGCACGGGGGACGTCACGATCGCCGACTGCCGGATGGACGAGACCTACCGGGCGGCCGGCGCCCACATCCCCGGCGCGGTCAGGTTCCCGGCGCCGGCCCTCTTCGCCGACGGCGGCCTCCTGCGCGCCCCGTCCGAGATCGCGGAGCTCGCCGAGCGGGCCGGCATCGTACGGGACCGGCCCACGATCCTCTACTGCGGTGGCGGGGTCTCCGCCAGCGCCGCCTTCCTGGCCCTCCGCGAGATCGGGTTCGATCGGCTCACCGTCTACGACGGCTCGTGGTCGGAGTGGAGCGCCGATCCCGCCACTCCGAAGGAGAGCCACTCCGCCTGA
- a CDS encoding ABC transporter ATP-binding protein, with protein MTAALTIRDLRVAYGRIEVVHGVSFEAATGRVTCLLGANGAGKTTTIRGLLGLQADRSGVVKVGDTDVSRHEAHKMAGFGIAYVPEGRRVFARLSVRDNLRMGAATRPRSWRSDDELDRVLGTFPELADRLDAPAGLLSGGQQQMLAIGRALMARPTLLILDEPSMGLSPKLVTRIYQALARLRDEGHTILLVEQNAKLALDLADHAYVLETGRIAESGPAADLSSSTRVRDIYLGTKERS; from the coding sequence ATGACGGCCGCGCTCACCATCCGCGACCTGCGTGTCGCCTACGGCCGCATCGAGGTGGTCCACGGCGTCTCGTTCGAGGCCGCCACCGGCCGGGTCACCTGCCTGCTGGGAGCCAACGGCGCGGGCAAGACCACCACCATCCGGGGCCTGCTCGGGCTGCAGGCGGACCGCTCCGGCGTGGTGAAGGTCGGCGACACCGACGTGAGCAGGCACGAGGCGCACAAGATGGCCGGGTTCGGCATCGCGTACGTGCCCGAGGGGCGGCGCGTCTTCGCCCGGCTGTCGGTCCGCGACAACCTGCGCATGGGAGCGGCGACCCGCCCCCGGAGCTGGCGGAGCGACGACGAGCTGGACCGGGTGCTCGGCACCTTCCCGGAGCTCGCCGACCGGCTGGACGCCCCGGCCGGGCTGCTGTCCGGCGGCCAGCAGCAGATGCTCGCCATCGGCCGGGCGCTCATGGCCCGGCCGACCCTGCTGATCCTCGACGAGCCGTCGATGGGCCTGTCGCCCAAGCTCGTCACGCGGATCTACCAGGCGCTGGCCCGGCTGCGCGACGAGGGCCACACCATCCTGCTGGTCGAGCAGAACGCCAAGCTCGCGCTGGACCTCGCCGACCACGCCTACGTGCTGGAGACCGGCCGCATCGCCGAATCCGGCCCGGCCGCCGACCTGTCCTCCTCCACTCGCGTCCGCGACATCTATCTCGGCACAAAGGAGCGATCATGA
- a CDS encoding ABC transporter ATP-binding protein has product MSEGLVITGVSKSFGGVRVLNDVSLTVRPAMVTALIGPNGAGKSTLANIVSGFERPDQGRIEVAGRDLTGQRPELRASAGLARTFQNLEIFKGLTVLENVMMGAYGRGGSGLVGALLAPPGARREERRLRTAARELLERFGLADSADVPVESLPFGQAKLLELARVLALDPHVVVLDEPAAGLPATSARMVGEQVTSMARAGVAVLLIEHNMQLVMEVSDHIAVLDHGELLTVGDPAEVRADPRVIEAYLGEGTP; this is encoded by the coding sequence ATGAGCGAAGGACTGGTGATCACGGGGGTCTCCAAGAGCTTCGGCGGGGTCCGCGTGCTGAACGACGTCAGCCTGACCGTGCGGCCGGCCATGGTGACCGCGTTGATCGGCCCCAACGGAGCCGGCAAGAGCACCCTGGCCAACATCGTCTCCGGCTTCGAACGCCCCGACCAGGGCAGGATCGAGGTGGCCGGCCGCGACCTCACCGGACAGCGTCCGGAGCTGCGCGCCTCGGCGGGCCTGGCCCGCACCTTCCAGAACCTGGAGATCTTCAAGGGCCTCACGGTGCTGGAGAACGTCATGATGGGCGCGTACGGCCGGGGCGGCAGCGGGCTGGTCGGCGCCCTGCTCGCGCCGCCGGGCGCGCGGCGGGAGGAACGGCGGCTGCGCACGGCCGCCCGCGAGCTGCTGGAGCGGTTCGGCCTGGCCGACTCGGCCGACGTGCCGGTGGAGTCCCTGCCCTTCGGCCAGGCCAAGCTCCTGGAGCTGGCCAGGGTACTCGCCCTCGACCCCCACGTGGTCGTGCTCGACGAGCCGGCCGCCGGGCTGCCCGCGACCAGCGCGCGGATGGTGGGCGAGCAGGTGACCAGCATGGCGCGGGCGGGCGTGGCCGTGCTGCTCATCGAGCACAACATGCAGCTCGTCATGGAGGTCTCCGACCACATCGCGGTGCTCGACCACGGCGAGCTGCTGACGGTGGGCGACCCGGCGGAGGTACGCGCCGATCCCCGCGTCATCGAGGCGTACCTGGGAGAGGGGACACCATGA